TCGGTGGCGGCCAAGGCCATCCACAACATCTGCTCGGTGTGCAGAGACCACATGGCCCAGCACTTCCAGGGGCTTCTGGACATTGCCAGAGCCCTGGACTCATTCGCCCTCTCCACCGAAGCTGCTGTCGGACTTCTCAAAGGTGACTGCGAAACTTATCCTGTGTTCCCATGTCTCttgttgtccccccccccccctcccccgcggtCTTGTTTTTGCCTTTTGCTCTCCTGTCTGCTGTAGTCTAGTGTGCCAGTAGTAATGCTGCCTTGTCATGCTGCAGGTACTGCCCTAGTCCTGGCTCGTCTGCCCCTGGAGAAGATAGCTGAGTGTTTGAGTGACCTGTGTGCTGTGCAGGTCATGGCCCTTAAGAAGGTAATGTGAATCTTGGCATCAGGGAATCTGACTCATTTACATAATGCACCGGGTCAGGTAGTAACTTAGTAGTTGAGTGTctgtgctaatgtgtgtgtgtgtgtgtgtgtgtgtgtttttcttcccCCCAGCTTTTGTCTCAGAACCCCAGCAATGGGAAAACTGCTGACCCCACCGTGTGGTTGGACAGGCTAGCGGTCATCTTCCGGTACGCTCAGCTCTCATTCTGCTCACGCACAGCCCTCCTTCGGCTCTGCCGCACCCCCGACATGCAGTCCAATTATCTGGGTGGGGTTTGTTTAGCTGGGGCGCACCGAGCTGATCTCATGTTCCCACGTGTGCTTGtttctgcagacacacaaaccccaTCGTGGAGAATGGACAGACACATCCCTGTCAGAAAGTCATCCAGGAGGtaactcacatttacatttagtcatttagcagacgctcttatccagagccacttacagtaagtacagggacattccccccccccacccccacgaggcaaatagggtgaagtgccttgtcgaAGGACACTACGTCATTTTCGCACGGATGGGAATCGAACcgtcaaccttctgattaatagcctgattccctaaccgctcagccatctgccaTATTTGGGGAGTCGTGTCTCTGCCACCCCGCCCCGGAAGGAAGAGGCTCTAATCCGATTGATTctaacgtttgtgtgtgtgtgcacgtgtgtgtgcacggaagCAGATCTGGCCGGTGCTCTCGgagactctgaacacacaccagGCCGACAACCGCATCGTGGAGCGCTGCTGCCGCTGCCTCCGATTCGCCGTGCGCTGCGTGGGCAAGGGCTCCGCCTCCCTGCTACAGCCCCTggtcacacaggtgtgtgtgtgtgtgtgtcagtttgtgaatgtgtttactttttttttaagtaagtgtgtgtgagtaggtacCAGAACCGGACTTAAAGTgagtgctgggtgtgtgtgtgtgttccagatggTGAGTGTGTACCAGGTGTATCCCCACTCCTGTTTCCTGTACCTGGGCAGCATCCTGGTGGACGAGTATGGTATGGAGGATGGTTGCAGACAGGGACTACTGGACATgctacaggtaacacacacacgctttcaaCTAACATCTGTGCTGTAACCAATTGAAAGGCTATACAGTCTTCACACGGTGAGCGCTCACAGTGGATTTTCAGTTTGGTTCTTCAGTTTGTCCCTCCTCTGTGCCCGTAGGCTCTGTGCATGCCTACCTTCCAGCTGCTGGAGCAGCCCAATGGCCTCCGCAACCACCCCGACACGGTGGACGACCTCTTCAGGCTTGCCACCAGGTACACGGCCACCCGCTTCCCCTCAACGCCCCAGCGTTACTGTGGCAAATGCCGCTGTGGCGACTTGAGTGCAGacctcacaccctcctcccctccctctccaggtttGTCCAGCGCAGTCCCGTCACCCTGCTCAGCAGTGGCATCATAGTCCACATCATCCAGTGTGCCATCGCCGCCACCACGCTCGACCACCGGGACGCTAACTGCAGTGTGATGAAGTTTGTCAGAGACCTCATCCACACGGGGGTCAGCAATGACGTGAGTCAAACCACCacgcagcgcacacacacatttcaacacCGCTTGATACCGTCACAATCTAATCGGACAACTGAACAGTTCAGCTAATGTGATCAGAGCTGGATACTGAACTTCCTGATTGGTTCAAATCACTCAGTACTATTTCCTTCATCTTTCACTCTGAATAGTAGATAAGTAAGTAGATATGAAGATGGGTATGTTGAACAGTGTATAACTTTGTCATCTCCAGCGGGGGGAAAGATTTGTTGGCtccgatgttagtttatttcctccaggaacacaatgacacttgagggatttgttggttagttgtaactgagttAACTACTTGTAATCGCTATGAATTATTATTGTTGGTTGCTTTTCCCCaagtacactctagcactttcgaggatcatgttgtttaattgtaacttgtttaactacatgctcttctggttctacccattggctcttatttgcttttcacaatgtgtgcttcatgtttttgcTACCCACAATATTTTTGGGGCTAttttgttgtttatgatcattgaccaatgcacgttttgtaaagctctctcctgGAAGTCGCGTTGGATAAAAGggtttgctaaatgaataaatggaaATGTGTGTCGTCGTGTTCCAGCACGAGGATGACTTTGAGGTGCGGAAGCAGCTGATTGGCCAGGCCATGGAGCAGCACGGGCAGCAGCTGGTCACCCAGCTCATGCACACGTGCTGCTTCTGCCTGCCGCCTTACACCCTCCCAGACGTGGCTGAGGTGCTGTGGGAGATCATGGTGTTCGACCGGCCTGTgagtcgcacacacacgcaccgacACCCAGTCCCCCCTCACATGATGGACATGAAATACCGCACGCTCGCCCACACCCATCCTATGTGTCTAAAGATATGCCCAGATTCCACAAAGTGCACACACTTAGCTCTACCACAAGAGGGCACCTGAAGAACACTCCACGTTCACCATGACACGGTGCGTCACGTCAAGACCAAACCTTCTGGTGGTTTGACAGCTCGCCCTccgttcttcctctccctcccagacgTTCTGCCGCTGGTTGGAGAGTGCTCTGAAGGGGCTTCCAAAGGAGACGTCAGGAGGGGCCGTGAccgtcacacacaaacagctcacAGACTTCCACAAGCAGGTCACCAGGTGAGGGCAGGGAGCACCGTGACTCGCTCACGCTACAGACACGCCCACCTGTCAGAGCCTGGGATTCCAGACAGATCCTGGCCTGCACACTTCATTAGAATCAGGATGAAGCTGTCCCTAGACTTTTCATTATTGTTCTCGTTCGTGGTTAAGATTAGTATGCTGACCCCAGAGCTGTGTTTTAAAGGCCAGCTGGTTTTTTGCCTCCTGAGTGGGAGTATTCGGAGCATGCCTAGACAGGTGTCTGCTGTGGAACCTAGGATAATGCAATAGAAAGTGGGTGAATCCACATGGGTTCCCCAGCACATGCCCAGGCCTGCCCAGAGGCCGGCCTGTTCCCTGCCCCAGGGTGCCCCCTTCCAATACTATATTGCAGCTTCAATCAGCCGAGGCAGTTTTGAGGGCACAAATATATTATGGGGCACTATATATTAAAGACTCCTTTCATGACAAAAATACCCCTCTTTTCCCCTGATTAGCTCTGTCGTGATGAGCTCGCTCCCTGTTGTCTTGTCCTGTTCATGTCTAACTCTCCCGTGCCCTTCcgttctctctcgccccctcaccAGTGCGGAGGAGTGTAAACAGGTGTGCTGGGCTATCCGGGAGTTCACCAGATTGTTCCGATAGCCGCGCCCCAAAGAGATCTGCCAGAACACCAGGTAAGGCTCTAAGCCCCAGAAACGGGCGCCTCCCAGAGACCCTCCACACCCTGCTCAACCGTTCTTTCCAGTGGTGGATCAGTCACGACATGTCCAGTGTCTATGaactctgctgtttgtttacTTCTGGTCTCCTACTCCGCAGGTTAAATCTTTTGTTGGCAAATGTTCAGAGGTGACGGCAAAAAGGCTGAAGACTGCGGACAAGAATCTAAAGGGAACTCCTACTGGATTGATAAGCGGGACTTGGCACTGTGGAAAGCCAATAAGACGCATCGCTAGGACTGGAGCGACAGGGTGAAACAAACCACACATTTTGCAAGAGgagcccccccaaccccccttcaGCTCCCTCTTGGTTCCCTGCCTCATTGTTGCCCCAGAGGCGGGTGGCTGCAGTGTTGGAAGGGGGCGAGATGGAGGCAGGCCCAAGGAGGAAGGACGTTCACCGACTGAATGGACTGAAACGGATTAGTTCTGCGTCAGTTGGATTTCTACAGGATCCATCTTCAAGAAGAAGAACAAAATACGacaacaaagaaaacaaaacaaaggatGTGCCTGGTTGCAAATCATAATGCATCAAAAAAAGACTTGTAAGTTTTTAAAAATTGAGAAATGATTTATTTTCATGGACGTGTCTTTAGAACTTTAAAACATGGTCTTGCTGTCCGTGCCATATAAAAAATGAATAGCAAACCCATGATGCCCTTCACAAAATGGCTGCCAGTGCCTGTGGGGGGCATTTAGGAAATGGTGGAAGGGGAATGCTTGGAGATTTGGCGTCACCTTTGACCTTTTTAAACATGTTGGCTGGAGTTTTACTGTTATTTTGCCAGGAAGACTATGGTGACAGGTAGGTCAAGCGGATAATGGACTctggcaaatgttttttttttttttttgttccaaCTGGTCCATTTTTGGGAGAGGCAGATACTACCATCGGCTATGTAGCCTTGTTGTGAACAATAAAAACAACTGTGAGGAACAAACGTACCCTTGTTCTGTGTATCATGTTTTAGATTGTCTTGTAGAGATATCAAGCCCTCTAGTACTGCACCTATACCCTTCACTAATTATATCTGGAAACCAGTTTAACAAGTTTTCCATTGTTGCAGAGGCCCCCCCATCTGCCAGACAATACTCACACACTTGCAGACGCACTGCAGAAGAGCTCCTtctacacacacgcagcacatcAGGAGGTCCCCTGCCCTCAAATCTGACTTGCAACTCGATCTGCACACATCAAGATCTGCTAGGACCTAGAATAGCATCTCTGTCCacactcatctcctccacctgtaGAGTCTAGAGCTGTGGAGCATAGAAGCCACTCAGCCCTTCCTCGAGTTTCTGATGACATCATTTCCCAAGTCTGTTTGAATCACCAAGCTGAGACCCTGTGTGTATTAGTTCAAGTAAAACAGGTTCATGTTAATTTGGCAACACAGAGTTAAGGGAAATTCCCAGTAGATTTGCCAATAGAATCTGATACCCAACAGGGGGGAAATACTAGTCCGTCcgtccccgacacacacaccttttctgGGAACCATGCTCGCATGTCAACCCCTTTCTGGAACCTAGCAGTAGTTGTGTTTGAGGAAACATcgctatgtgtttgtgtagatcAGGGAAGCAGTTGCCACTCATTGCTGAATGTATGCATATCATGTATTTATTAAAAATGTAACATTCCAATACTTTTGAGATTGTGTATGGCTTTAAAAGATTCCAATTGTTGGCACTGTAGGCACACGTCTTTGGGCAGAAGCCAGCAACAAAATATATCATTTAGCTTCACAGATGCAGGTTTGTGGTAACAATTGTATTCAACATTTGTGAAAGTAAATGACACATTGGGGAGAGAAGGTATACCTTCTACAATGTAAATACTGTCTGGTATTAACTGAAATCTTAAACGAAACAGCTACTGTTAATTCCAGTGGTGTTGTAATTCCGTAGCCACGACACAGACCCAGCCAGGTGTGGGAGGGTTAGTTCAGGGTGGTTCCACACTTGGTTCCACAGCTGGTTGTCTGGATTAAAGCTTGCATTGTACCGATTCTCCAACGTTAATGGCCGTCGGCATCAGAGGATGGGCTCAGAGTTCATAAAGGCAGAGTATGATTCCATCATGCTGACTGCAGTCTTCGTGAAGCTCAGGTCTGAAAACGCAGCTTAAAACATGCCTCTTACTGAGGCCATGGTCGATGGCCCCGACTCAGGTTGCGTTGTTGGCCCAGGGCCCCTGGGCATGCTGGCTCTGGAGGAGCCTCTGCAGCTCCTTGAACTGCTCCACTGTTTGGTCCTTCACGTCGGGGTTGGAGATCTGCAGGCGGATGCTGTCTGTGGACCAGTTGAGTTCTCCGGAGAACATCTCAGTCAGCATCCGGGCCACCACGGGCACCACCTGTCACAGTACATCACAGCACTGTTCAGTTACAGTACATCACAGCACTGTTCAGTCACAGTACATCACAGCACTGTTCAGTCACAGTACATCACAGCACTGTTCAGTCACAGTACATCACAGCACTGTTCAGTTACACGTTCAACACAAACATTTAAACTGCTGGATATGCCCGTGTCACATTGGACAGCGTGTTTTTGTCTCCATTGGTCTTATCTCTGTTCTCAGATCAGAGTTATCTCAAGATGAGTTTGGATACTGCAGTACAATGAGAAGAGGTGTGTCTTATCATGAGTGTGTCTTCATGTTTCCTATTTCAACAGGCAGGTATGAAAGAATCAAAAGGAACTGCACACTGCTTTAAACTCGAGTTGTCACCTGGACGATGATAAGCTTCTTCTCCTTGGGCTTCTTATCGGGCCAGTCTTCACCGAAACAGAAGCAGATCTCAAACGGAGGAGGGCTTGGAGCTTCTCCCTTCTGGAACAGGATGAGCCCTGCAGTTTGGTGTGAGCAGATATTAGGTGTAAGGAGAAAGATGCAAGATCATCTTTAGTAGTGTTTTCATCACAGGTGGCCTGTTTGGCCACAAAGAGAATGTCATGCAAAGGCAATGCAACTGTGTACACACTACAGTTACTCAGGGCTCACACACAATGGTCATGTTACTGGAATAGGAGACAAACAAACATTGTTGTCTCATAAAAATAACCTTCAGTTCAACCACTGTATACCAGCAGGACTAAGTTAATAGTTGGACTGATTTGTTCAATGAGGGTCTCGCTTACCTTGTAGAAAGTTGTTGAGGCTGAACACTTTAATCTTGCGTTCCCGCTCCATGGGGTTGGGGGGGCCCAGCTCAGGCACGCCGGGCCCTGACCAGTACACCTTGCACTGGCACAGACGCACAGCGTAGATGTCCTGCTCCCAGATCTCCAGGATCAGGCCCCGGTCCATCACGTCCAGCAGATGCTCTGTGTAGAACCGCTGCTTCTGGTTCTGGATGTCCACCGAGCAGGGGAACCGCACCTGGTGGAGGGTGACGGGCCCAAACAGCTCCACCTGCTCTGGTGTGGGCTCCAGGTGGCCGTAGTACAGCCGGCATCCCTGGGGGTTACTGACGATCTGGGCGCCCACAGTACGACCCCGGTACTGAAACTTCAAGTCTAGATCAGTCACTGGGAACATAGACGAGAGTAAGAGAGACACAGGGCCAACGGATGATGATCATTGTGGCAAACTGAGTCGCTGATTTTGTGAATTGGCAACTGATACATGAGACTATTGAAGAATCCCAACAGCAGTAATCCAGCTGATCAGCTTTCTTCTTCACCCACAGAAACTGTAACACCATCTGCCACACCTTCAGACAACAGCAGCCAGTGCCAGAGGGGGGGTGTGACTGATAGACAAACAAGTATGCACTGTATGACCTGTTCTACACCCAATTCCTTATTCTAGTCGCTAATGTGCATCTAATGAATGTTAAACACCAATGACAGTGCTTTATAGATTTGGAATATAAGGGCCAATGAGGACTGACATAATGACCTGTATGGATATAATTTATCATCATCTCAGTCCTGGTAGCGGTGTGACACTCACAAGGCAGGCTGTTCAGAAGGTCGTATTTGCAGGGCTGGGGTTGCTCCTCCGCCTGGCTCTGCATCCCTGCCAAGGGGCCGGCCTGGACGTCCATGGGGCCGGTCTGGACGTCCATGAGGGTCGGCCCTGGTGCTACGGGGGCTCCAGAGGCGGGCATGGGATGCAGGTCTGAAAGGGTCGGAGGTGGTATGCTCCCTCCAGCCATGCCCAGCCCGTTAGAGAGTCCTGCCTGGTGGGCAAAGGCCACATGGTCCATACTGCCCACCCCTACCAGCTGAACCTGAGCCGGTTCTGCCTTCATGTGAAGGCCTCCGTTGGGATTAGGGTGCTGAAGAAGGGGCATGGAGATGGGGTGGGCAGAACCAAATCTGTCATAGAGTGGCTCATTGAAGCGGACTGAGTTGTCCCTGTGAGCAGGGAATGCTGTGAAAGAGTGCATGTTATTGATACTTTGGTGACATCATCAAACATATTAAATACTTATTCGAAACACAGACTTCATTACTAATTTCAACTAACAGCACCCTAATGTGCTGGTTACCAGGGATGGTGTTTACACTTACTTATAGTAAGGTCGTTAATATTCGGCATCTGAAAAGTCAAAATATATATGTAAGTGACATTGTTTTAATACCAATGCAAATTAATCCCAGATGCAATTTCTTTTGATTTATCACATcacctcttcatcatcatcatcgataGCATCTGAAATCCAGATAAAAAGGAACATGATTTATATTCAAGATAACTCAAAAAATGTATACCTCATACTAACTCCTAAGTCCCCATAAAGTCTCAAAAATAACATGTCATGAAAGCAGTACTATCAGTTAGGGACATTAACAGGTAGGCCCgctgaagaacacacacacacacacacacactcacctccgtTGCCAGGCTGGTCGCAAACCTCGTAGATCTTATATGGCTGGACGGGGGTTTCTTTGGTGCCATCGTATTTCAGGTTGAACTCTCTGCTTTTGTTGAGGGCACAGCGCAGGTTGGCTTTCCACTTGGCAGGGTCAGGCTCATCCAGCCCCTCCTGGTACTTCCCTGTTTCCAGAGCCCAGGcctggggaggaaggggaagcaGGGGGAGGTTATACAGAGGTGAACAGGAAGTAGAACAGATAGGGGTTTGGAGAAGTGAGGTGAAAGGGAAgggattttttttaatgtatttgtttttggcAGGAGGGGGGTGGTTGTTAAATGTAATTGTCAAACTGAATCAAAACAAGTAAAGGGCAATCTAACTACTTTAATAAAGTGAAGAATGGTTTTCACAATAGACACTGATTCAATTTTGTGATTATGTATACAAATGGGTTTCTTCAATGATTGATAAATGATAATTACATTTATTTAACTTACAACCACGGCTTAGAAAGAGGTAAATGGCCCCTGACATTAATTTCCTTTAAATATAAGTATTGCCTAATGGTTCTCTTATAATTATAAAGCCAGAATTACTGCTCTGCAGTTAGAATCACATCTGTTACAACTAAATAGAGAACTGGGAAACTGAAGAAGGAAATGGCTGTTACCACAGAAACGCACTTGCCTTTCAAATATAATAGGATGTTTCAGCTACAGTATCAGGAAAACCAAGATGAGCAGGATCCAGAAACAGTGAAATGAAACCAGTGCTTTTTCACTCTAAAGAAACCTAAGGAAATATGTCCACCT
The Osmerus eperlanus chromosome 17, fOsmEpe2.1, whole genome shotgun sequence DNA segment above includes these coding regions:
- the irf5 gene encoding interferon regulatory factor 5 translates to MSVQPRRIRLKPWLLAQVNSGRYPGLQWLSQDQRLFQIPWRHATRHMPMSEEENTIFKAWALETGKYQEGLDEPDPAKWKANLRCALNKSREFNLKYDGTKETPVQPYKIYEVCDQPGNGDAIDDDDEEMPNINDLTITFPAHRDNSVRFNEPLYDRFGSAHPISMPLLQHPNPNGGLHMKAEPAQVQLVGVGSMDHVAFAHQAGLSNGLGMAGGSIPPPTLSDLHPMPASGAPVAPGPTLMDVQTGPMDVQAGPLAGMQSQAEEQPQPCKYDLLNSLPLTDLDLKFQYRGRTVGAQIVSNPQGCRLYYGHLEPTPEQVELFGPVTLHQVRFPCSVDIQNQKQRFYTEHLLDVMDRGLILEIWEQDIYAVRLCQCKVYWSGPGVPELGPPNPMERERKIKVFSLNNFLQGLILFQKGEAPSPPPFEICFCFGEDWPDKKPKEKKLIIVQVVPVVARMLTEMFSGELNWSTDSIRLQISNPDVKDQTVEQFKELQRLLQSQHAQGPWANNAT